A stretch of the Theileria equi strain WA chromosome 1, complete sequence genome encodes the following:
- a CDS encoding 60S ribosomal protein L7/L12 family member protein (encoded by transcript BEWA_026930A), whose amino-acid sequence MEYYHGSILRKGSITNVVGEPQKTTCTIKLVGFDASKKIAVIKVVRSICGLGLRESKELVESFPRAIKKDVPREEAEKFAKEIQEAGGTVDLE is encoded by the exons atggagtactaccatggatCCATACTGAGGAAAGGGAGTATCACTAATGTGGTTGGGG AACCACAAAAAACAACGTGCACTATCAAACTTGTTGGATTCGACGCAAGCAAAAAGATTGCGGTCATTAAAGTCGTGCGCAGCATATGCGGACTGGGTCTACGTGAATCAAAGGAACTCGTAGAAAGTTTCCCGCGCGCAATAAAAAAAG ACGTCCCACGGGAAGAAGCggaaaagtttgcaaaAGAAATACAAGAAGCAGGAGGAACTGTCGATTTGGAATAA